Proteins encoded within one genomic window of Cherax quadricarinatus isolate ZL_2023a unplaced genomic scaffold, ASM3850222v1 Contig1485, whole genome shotgun sequence:
- the LOC128693641 gene encoding techylectin-5A-like: MDTNKGGWTVIQRREDILPKEDFYRTWMEYALGFGNLSGEFWLGLEHIHALTDQTLNQIRFELTDFDNSTRWAQYQFFYVHDRSSLFKVEVNGYTGDAGDGFSNVNGQKFSAKNYDLDTSPENCAVKYLGGWWYGKCHTSNLNGKYYNGAHDSFADGVNWQPFRGYHYSLKRTEMKIRPAY; encoded by the exons ATGGACACTAATAAAGGAGGATGGACTGTTATCCAGCGTCGCGAAGATATTCTGCCAAAGGAAGACTTTTACCGCACCTGGATGGAGTATGCTTTAGGCTTTGGTAATCTCTCCGGCGAGTTCTGGCTTGGCCTTGAACATATCCATGCCCTCACTGATCAAACTCTCAACCAGATACGATTTGAATTAACGGATTTCGACAACAGCACCCGGTGGGCACAGTACCAATTCTTTTATGTCCATGACAGGAGCTCCTTATTCAAGGTAGAAGTTAATGGTtacactggagatgctggtgaTGGCTTCAGTAACGTCAACGGTCAGAAGTTCTCTGCGAAGAATTACGATCTAGACACTTCTCCAGAAAACTGTGCTGTAAA GTATCTTGGTGGTTGGTGGTATGGAAAATGTCATACATCCAACCTGAATGGTAAGTACTATAATGGTGCCCATGACTCTTTTGCTGATGGTGTCAACTGGCAACCTTTCCGTGGTTATCACTACTCTCTCAAGAGGACAGAGATGAAGATCAGACCAGCGTACTGA